One Nicotiana tomentosiformis chromosome 4, ASM39032v3, whole genome shotgun sequence genomic window carries:
- the LOC138910556 gene encoding secreted RxLR effector protein 78-like encodes MITSRLQPVMDSLIDMNQAAFVPGRVLNDNILLGHELIKEYGRKRISPTCMVKIDMQKAYDSLEWGFLEQVLTELNIPEKFLLWIMTHVTTVSYSIVINSKPTAPFDAKRGVRQGDPLSPYLFVLTMEYLTRILKTLKDRPDFNYHP; translated from the coding sequence ATGATCACAAGCCGGCTGCAACCAGTGATGGACTCCTTAATAGACATGAATCAAGCAGCATTTGTGCCAGGAAGAGTGCTAAATGATAATATCCTACTGGGCCATGAACTTATAAAAGAATATGGAAGGAAAAGAATTTCACCCACGTGTATGGTCAAGATTGATATGCAGAAAGCGTATGATTCTTTAGAGTGGGGGTTTCTTGAGCAGGTTCTCACAGAACTGAATATCCCAGAGAAATTCCTATTATGGATCATGACACATGTCACTACAGTGTCCTATTCTATTGTTATAAATAGCAAGCCAACAGCTCCCTTTGATGCCAAAAGAGGAGTCAGACAAGGGGATCCACTGTCACCATATCTTTTTGTCCTGACCATGGAATACTTGACTAGAATCTTAAAGACTTTGAAGGACAGGCCTGACTTTAACTATCATCCCTGA